Part of the Chroogloeocystis siderophila 5.2 s.c.1 genome, ATCGTCTGTACTGAGTTGTGCAAACCAAGGTTTGTAAGACAAGGGAAGTGTTGAAATTCCACCATCGATACCTGCGGGTAACAACGCTGCGAGAATTTGGGTCAAATTTAATGTGTAATCGAGGCGATCGCGCGATCGCCAATCGGGTGCATACACTTTATCTTTAACAACTTGATGATGAAATCCACCGTAGGGAAAACCGTTTAAAGTAAAGACATACAAGTCATTTTGCTGTAACCAAGCTTGAAATTGTGCGAGGCGATCGTTTTCTAGTAATTCACTCGCTGCTTGGGCTGATAACCGCAAACCAATACCAAAGGGTTTATCTGGTGCTAGCCTGGCTTTAAGTTCAGGAATATATTTCTCTAAATTTGCAAATACATCTCGCCACGATTCCCCAGGATGAACATTTGTGCAATACGTTAGGTGAATATTCGCTAGCTGCATTTTTCTTATATATTGATTAACAGCGGTTGAAACCGCAGCAACACAAACCAAACCTTGTATCATTAGTCCACGCAGGCGGACTTTGTTTATGTAGAAGTGAATTTATTCGCCGTTGTCGTGATGTTGTTTTAAAAGCGCGATCGCATTTTCATACACCAACAAATCGACGTGATGCACCTCAACGCCTTTACCAATTTTTTCTAGCAGCATCAGCGTTAATTCTCCACCCAAATGTTCTTGAAACTCTCTTAATCCTCGGAAAAGACAATTAGGATGTTCGAGTTGATGCAAGTGTGTGGCTAATTCTGGTACGTATAAACTAAAACCTAGTGCTTTGAGTGTATCTAAAATCTGTTGCCAATCTGATTTTGTGAGTAACCCAATTAAATAGGAGTAGGTACTATCCAACGCAATTCCGATCGCAACAGCTTCGCCGTGACGTAGGTTGTAATTCGTCAACTGTTCGAGTTTATGCGCCGCCCAATGTCCAAAATCTAAAGGGCGCGAGGAACCTTTTTCAAAAGGATCGCCACTTGTAGCAATATGTCCTAAATGTAGTTGGGCGCAGCGATAAATTAACTCTTGCATCGCCTGCATATCGCGTTTTGCGATCTTCGCTGCGTGTTTTGTGATGAAATTAAAAAAGTCTGCGTCTTTAATCAGTGCAACTTTTACCGCTTCCGCAATTCCAGAACGCCAGTCGCGATCATCAAGCGTTGCGAGAAAATCAAGATCGTTTAACACTGCGTATGGTGGGGCAAAAGTTCCTAAGAAATTCTTCTTACCAAACGCATTGATACCATTTTTGACACCGACACCCGAATCATTTTGTGCTAATACTGTTGTGGGAACGCGAATTAAGCGAATTCCTCGATGTGCGATCGCTGCTGCATATCCTGCCATATCTAATACTGCACCGCCACCAATGGCTAATATATACGAATGGCGACACAATCCAGCACAATCAATAGTTTGGTGAAGTTGTGTGACTAATTGAGGATTATTTTTTGCGGCTTCGCCACCAGGTACGATCGCTGGCTGCTGAACAAATATCAATGCATCGCGATAAAACTCAGCATATGCGGCTAATTTTTCTAGTAGTCTGGGTTGATGTTGCAATAAACCTGCATCAATTACTGCTAACACTTTTTTTGGGCTATTCTCCTCACAGGTAAGTACTTGCGCGAAAAGAGGATTATCTAACTCGAACAGCCCTTGTGTGAAATGAACATCATAATTAAATGTTACAGGAACACATTGCTTGAGCGAATGCACATTTGGTGCACCTTTTATCCCAATTGTCATAATTATTGTTAAATTACGTAACAGCAAAAATTTGAGCTAAACTCAACGAAATTGGTAGTAAACCGAGAACCAGCAAGCCATAAGGTAAACCTGCAAAACCTGCTGCGATCGCCGCATCTAAAACGATCAGCGACAACACACCCGCTTTAACTGCGGTACGAATATTTGCCGGAGTTGCTTCGCGCCAAGCTTGCACAAATGCAGGAATAACACGCCAAGCAAATAATACAATCAAAGGTAAAGCCACAAGTGTTTGATATTCTGGTATTAACCCTAGCGTTAAGACTCCACTTATCACTCCTGCA contains:
- a CDS encoding 3-dehydroquinate synthase, which produces MTIGIKGAPNVHSLKQCVPVTFNYDVHFTQGLFELDNPLFAQVLTCEENSPKKVLAVIDAGLLQHQPRLLEKLAAYAEFYRDALIFVQQPAIVPGGEAAKNNPQLVTQLHQTIDCAGLCRHSYILAIGGGAVLDMAGYAAAIAHRGIRLIRVPTTVLAQNDSGVGVKNGINAFGKKNFLGTFAPPYAVLNDLDFLATLDDRDWRSGIAEAVKVALIKDADFFNFITKHAAKIAKRDMQAMQELIYRCAQLHLGHIATSGDPFEKGSSRPLDFGHWAAHKLEQLTNYNLRHGEAVAIGIALDSTYSYLIGLLTKSDWQQILDTLKALGFSLYVPELATHLHQLEHPNCLFRGLREFQEHLGGELTLMLLEKIGKGVEVHHVDLLVYENAIALLKQHHDNGE